A DNA window from Alligator mississippiensis isolate rAllMis1 chromosome 11, rAllMis1, whole genome shotgun sequence contains the following coding sequences:
- the LOC132243880 gene encoding olfactory receptor 2V1-like encodes MKSGNETSSTDFILLGLLSQTNVHMFSMAMILLAFIAAVSGNGLLILLIKVDSSLHTPMYFFLSQLAFMDICQTLIVVPKMAADFLTPGNPISAAGCGVQIFLSLTMGGAECLLLAVMAYDRYLAICNPLQYPLLLSKRVCLGLTGGVWIGTCVDALILTASTMHLPYCGSKQINHFFCEVPALLKLSSSDTSHYETLLCVCSIVMSLIPSSTILASYARILALVLRMNSTRQQKALATCSSHLTVVGMFYGTAIFMYMRPSPYHSPEKDKILSLFYTIVPPVLNPFIYSLRNRDVLGALRKLVGKCRVFQQN; translated from the coding sequence ATGAAGAGTGGAAATGAAACTTCTTCAACAGACTTCATTCTGCTGGGACTCCTGAGCCAGACCAATGTACACATGTTCTCCATGGCCATGATCTTATTAGCCTTCATCGCTGCTGTGTCTGGAAATGGTCTCCTCATACTTCTAATCAAagtggattcctcccttcacacccccatgtactttttcctaagTCAATTGGCCTTCATGGACATCTGTCAGACTCTGATTGTTGTCCCCAAAAtggcagcagacttcctgaccccaggcaaccccatttctgcagctggctgtggggttcAGATTTTCCTCTCCTTGACAATGGGTGGGGCAGAGTGCCTCCTTTTGGCAGTCATGGCTTATGACAGGTACTTAGCGATCTGCAACCCCTTGCAATACCCTCTCCTCCTGAGCAAGAGAGTCTGCCTGGGTCTGACAGGTGGGGTCTGGATcgggacatgtgtagatgccttgaTTCTTACAGCTTCTACAATGCACTTGCCCTACTGCGGCTCTAAACAAATTAACCACTTTTTCtgtgaggtcccagccctgctcaaattGTCTAGCTCTGACACGTCCCACTATGAGActctgctgtgtgtgtgtagcatCGTTATGTCCCTTATCCCTTCTTCCACCATCCTAGCCTCTTATGCTCGCATTCTTGCTTTAGTCCTAAGGATGAATTCAACCagacagcagaaagctctggccacctgctcctcccatctGACTGTGGTGGGCATGTTCTATGGGACAGccatcttcatgtacatgagacccagCCCCTACCACTCCCCAGAAAAAGACAAGATTTTGTCTCTGTTTTACACCATTGTTCCCCCAGTACTGAATCCattcatctacagcctgagaaacagggatgtcttAGGAGCCCTAAGAAAGCTGGTTGGGAAATGCAGAGTCTTCCAGCAAAATTGA